The genomic region ACGGCGAGAGTACTGGGTTTTGAGATGGGCCTGGCCAGAGCGGTTGGAGCCATTCTTTTCAGCGTTGTCATCGGATTAGCAATGTCAATTATATTTAGAAAAGACGAAGAGAAAAGGCAGGAAGCTTTTGCCTTCCCAGCCGAAGATGGTACATCTCATCCTCTATGGCAATCGGCATCAGTTATGGCAGGCATGATTTGCTTTTTGATATTCGCAAACCTTGCAGCTCCAAAGGCGGATATCGGTTTTTGGGCACAACTTTATAACGTTAAATGGATAGTAGCAACGATCAGTATTTCCTTTACTGCCCTAGTGATTAAAAAATGGTTTTCAGCAGAGGAAAGATCCGAATGGTATAGCGCCACTTGGGGATATGCGCTTCAAGTATTGCCATTGCTTTTCGCTGGGGTCCTGATTGCCGGTTTTCTCCTCGGTCGCCCCGGGCACGAGGGTATCATCCCAGGTGCATACGTATCTTATCTAGTGGGCGGCAACTCAATCTTTTCTAACTTTTTCGCGTCTATCGTTGGAGCCTTCATGTATTTTGCCACGCTAACGGAAGTGCCGATATTGCAGGGTCTTTTGGGCGCAGGAATGGGTAAGGGACCGGCACTTGCCCTTCTTTTGGCAGGCCCGGCTTTATCATTGCCAAATATGCTGGTGATACGAACAGTACTGGGAACAAAGAAAACAGTAACATACGTTATCCTCGTAGTGCTGCTTTCTACGCTGGCTGGAATAATTTATGGTAATCTTTAGCGTAGGATAATAATCTCTTTATGATTAACAGGAGGAAGTTAAAGTCATGAATTACGTTACTGGATTCATTAATTGCAAGGTCTACGGGGACATCGGGAATAGCCGGCATTTTGAAGCCTTTTTGGTCGTTAATGGTAAAATCGCCTCCACAGGATCAAACATAGAGATTTCGGAGCAAACCAAATCTTTGACAGGTGAAACAGTAGACTTGGGAGGGAAAATTGTCCTACCCGGTTTCATTGATTCTCATTTGCACATCGATGAACTTGGAATGTACATTAACTCTCTGAATTTAAGAAACACGGCAAGCATCGAAGATCTTCGAGATAAACTAAATAATTTCTCTTCAAAGGCTTCAACTTCGTGGATCTTAGGACATGGTTGGGACCAAGAGCTTTTCAGAGAAAAAAGATGGCCTACAAAAGACGACTTAGATGCCGTTGAGAAAGAAAGACCTGTTATTCTCTCAAGGGTATGTCTTCATGCCGCGGTCCTAAATTCAAAAGCCTTAGAGATGACGGGCATAACTTCCTCCACGGGCATAGTGGTGGAGAGTGAATTTCAACGAGCCAGGGAAATATTTAAAGATAGCCTTTCTATTTCCGAGTGCAAAAAAATCCTGAAAGATGCCCTCATTTATGCTTCCAAACAGGGGTTGACCTGTCTTGGGTTTGTAAGCTGTGACGCAAAGATGCTGTCTGCTTTAATGTCACTATGGCATGACGGAGAAATTACCACAAGAGTCAGGGCATATCTGGAGCCAGGAAAAAGATGTCAAACCGGGGAAAAAATGTACGAAAATACCGAGATCTTATCCGCCTTAGACAAACTAGGCATAAAGAGGTGCTTCGGCGACGACATGTTAAGGATACAGGGAATTAAAATACTCGCCGACGGGTCGCTCGGTGCCCGCACAGCATGGCTTACCAAGCCC from Acetomicrobium thermoterrenum DSM 13490 harbors:
- a CDS encoding amidohydrolase, with protein sequence MNYVTGFINCKVYGDIGNSRHFEAFLVVNGKIASTGSNIEISEQTKSLTGETVDLGGKIVLPGFIDSHLHIDELGMYINSLNLRNTASIEDLRDKLNNFSSKASTSWILGHGWDQELFREKRWPTKDDLDAVEKERPVILSRVCLHAAVLNSKALEMTGITSSTGIVVESEFQRAREIFKDSLSISECKKILKDALIYASKQGLTCLGFVSCDAKMLSALMSLWHDGEITTRVRAYLEPGKRCQTGEKMYENTEILSALDKLGIKRCFGDDMLRIQGIKILADGSLGARTAWLTKPYSDMADLQGFPNIGKEELLQLVKSADAADLQIAVHGIGDATIDMILDTFQEAKIYDRGHRIEHLSVLRPDQIKRMKDIGLYASIQPHFVITDWWAIDRLGSDRAEFIHPFKSIFSYGISTAFGTDSPVEELNPWETVYAAVTRGKYEDIPLAAATPNEALDITDAIYCYTAGGGNIMLDPDIGNLGIGMPADFIVLDKDPFETDPRYIKDIRVQKTYIGGKEVR
- a CDS encoding permease gives rise to the protein MSDNKKLALILLTFLFFYFIPADSPRVTVAASEALAMLHEYARQHVLLCLVPAFFIAGAISVFISQQSVMKYLGSHAKKFVSYAVAAVSGTILAVCSCTVLPLFAGIYTRGAGIGPASAFLYSGPAINVLAIILTARVLGFEMGLARAVGAILFSVVIGLAMSIIFRKDEEKRQEAFAFPAEDGTSHPLWQSASVMAGMICFLIFANLAAPKADIGFWAQLYNVKWIVATISISFTALVIKKWFSAEERSEWYSATWGYALQVLPLLFAGVLIAGFLLGRPGHEGIIPGAYVSYLVGGNSIFSNFFASIVGAFMYFATLTEVPILQGLLGAGMGKGPALALLLAGPALSLPNMLVIRTVLGTKKTVTYVILVVLLSTLAGIIYGNL